The following coding sequences are from one Nicotiana tabacum cultivar K326 chromosome 1, ASM71507v2, whole genome shotgun sequence window:
- the LOC107812641 gene encoding leucine-rich repeat extensin-like protein 2: protein MGNIWFLVFLLHKIIATEAAMSVGGGVGMGVGVGGGVGGGGVWIGGGINSPSPTSSDINKAYTALQTWKSAITDDPLGILNSWVGTNVCVYKGIFCSESQDYMGNPTSVVAGIDLNHANLQGILVKELSFLAEMSIFHLNSNRFSGPIPQNFRDLTSLTELDLSNNHFSGTFPTAVLLIPNLLYLDLRFNSFSGPIPEDLFNKKLDAIFLNNNQFDGELPQNLGNSPSSVINLANNKFTGNIPFSLGYMGPRIKEILFLNNQLTGCIPEGVGMWADLQVLDVSFNSLMGHLPDTLSCLSGIEVLNLAHNKLSGDLPDLVCSLRSLINLTLTYNFFSGLSQDCDKLPYRNVGFDFSLNCIPGKQMQRPQPECSLIPGGSLSCLRIPAAKPLVCGSIISEEEIVSTPPSH from the coding sequence atGGGCAACATTTGGTTTTTGGTTTTTCTCCTTCACAAAATTATTGCCACTGAAGCTGCAATGAGTGTAGGTGGTGGTGTTGGTATGGGGGTAGGTGTTGGTggtggggtggggggtgggggtgttTGGATTGGAGGAGGAATTAACAGCCCAAGTCCTACTTCTTCTGATATTAACAAAGCTTACACTGCTCTTCAAACATGGAAATCAGCAATTACAGATGACCCTTTGGGAATCTTGAATAGTTGGGTTGGTACAAATGTTTGTGTTTACAAAGGAATCTTTTGTTCAGAATCTCAAGATTATATGGGCAACCCAACTTCAGTTGTTGCAGGTATTGATCTAAACCATGCAAATTTACAAGGCATTCTTGTTAAAGAACTGTCCTTTTTAGCAGAAATGTCCATTTTTCATCTCAATAGTAACAGATTTTCAGGGCCAATTCCTCAAAATTTCAGAGACCTTACTTCTCTTACTGAGTTAGACCTCAGTAATAACCATTTTTCTGGTACATTTCCTACTGCTGTTTTACTCATCCCAAATCTTCTTTATTTAGACCTCAGATTTAACAGCTTTTCAGGACCAATTCCAGAAGATCTTTTCAACAAAAAACTTGATGCTATCTTTCTTAATAACAACCAGTTTGATGGTGAACTTCCTCAGAATTTAGGGAATTCTCCATCTTCAGTTATCAATCTGGCTAATAACAAGTTTACTGGAAACATTCCATTTAGTTTGGGGTACATGGGTCCAAGAATTAAGGAGATTTTGTTCCTAAATAACCAGTTAACTGGTTGTATTCCAGAAGGGGTTGGTATGTGGGCAGATTTACAAGTGTTGGATGTGAGTTTCAATTCGTTAATGGGACATTTGCCTGATACACTTTCTTGTTTGAGTGGCATTGAAGTACTCAACTTAGCACACAACAAGCTTTCTGGAGATTTACCAGACTTGGTTTGTTCATTGAGAAGTCTTATCAATTTGACTCTTACTTACAATTTCTTCTCTGGTTTGAGCCAAGATTGTGACAAACTTCCCTATAGGAATGTGGGGTTTGATTTCTCATTGAATTGTATTCCAGGTAAGCAAATGCAAAGGCCACAACCAGAGTGTTCTCTCATTCCTGGTGGTAGTCTTAGTTGTCTTAGAATACCTGCAGCTAAACCTCTTGTTTGTGGGTCAATAATTAGTGAAGAAGAAATTGTTTCAACACCTCCTtctcattga
- the LOC107812642 gene encoding acid phosphatase 1 yields the protein MAHVQNFLVAVFISFTFVSTSFSQSILGITPEILELLTINRHRKIPKDNNNALYCESWRFTVETNDAGLWALIPERCASFVQDYMNGDRYSSDCGAVADLSLAFANTVKVSNDGKDAWVFDIDETLLSNLPYYVTHGFGSEIFDEIAFDKWVNEAEAPAIPASLKLYKELQQRGFKIFLLTGRSEFQRNYTEKNLVYAGYSNWERLILRGPSDKGKLATQYKSEKRKELEDEGYRIHGSSGDQWSDLNGFAVATRSFKLPNPMYYIA from the exons ATGGCGCACGTTCAAAACTTTTTGGTAGCTGTTTTCATCTCCTTCACCTTCGTCTCCACCTCATTCTCTCAATCTATTCTTGGAATCACCCCCGAAATATTAGAACTTTTAACCATCAATCGCCACCGTAAGATTCCCAAAGACAATAACAATGCTTTGTACTGTGAGAGCTGGCGGTTCACCGTTGAGACTAATGACGCTGGTTTATGGGCTTTGATTCCCGAAAGGTGCGCTTCTTTCGTCCAGGACTACATGAACGGCGATCGTTACTCTTCAGATTGCGGTGCGGTGGCTGACCTGTCACTGGCGTTTGCCAATACGGTTAAGGTTTCAAACGATGGAAAGGACGCTTGGGTTTTCGACATTGATGAAACTTTGCTCTCCAACTTGCCCTACTATGTGACCCATGGCTTCGG ATCGGAGATCTTTGATGAAATCGCCTTTGACAAATGGGTAAATGAAGCAGAAGCTCCTGCTATTCCTGCAAGTTTAAAACTGTACAAGGAGCTACAGCAGCGAGGATTTAAGATATTCTTGTTGACTGGTCGGAGTGAATTTCAAAGGAATTATACAGAAAAGAATCTGGTGTATGCTGGATACAGCAATTGGGAAAGACTTATTTTGAG GGGACCTTCTGATAAAGGTAAACTGGCAACCCAGTATAAATCTGAGAAAAGAAAGGAGTTAGAAGATGAAGGCTACAGGATTCATGGGAGCTCTGGAGATCAGTGGAGTGACTTGAATGGTTTCGCTGTTGCCACAAGGTCCTTTAAACTTCCAAATCCCATGTACTATATTGCGTGA